A region from the Priestia filamentosa genome encodes:
- a CDS encoding alpha/beta-type small acid-soluble spore protein: protein MANNNNSSNKLVVAGAEQAIDQMKYEIASEFGVQLGADTTARANGSVGGEITKRLVATAQSQLAGHK, encoded by the coding sequence ATGGCAAACAACAACAACAGCAGCAACAAACTTGTTGTAGCAGGTGCTGAACAAGCAATCGATCAAATGAAGTATGAAATTGCTAGCGAATTTGGTGTACAACTTGGAGCTGATACTACTGCTCGTGCTAACGGATCTGTAGGTGGAGAGATCACAAAGCGTTTAGTTGCTACTGCTCAATCACAATTAGCTGGTCATAAATAA
- a CDS encoding YdbC family protein, whose amino-acid sequence MLIKVINSFVKQDKRYAFSYSQKHWSALAHIEGFSGQFGGWNIVEPTDACIIGIWKDTDSYRSFMNDVHDNIFYKNGQKASYDKLETILSSNGQFVKGIYHHTRSSIVGANYMMITSIAHNNHDKSLTPFTLISERDRCLSTFVFADEHTSTFISLFGYAPPDATKHILQKNKIPVQQQNIYKLEKEWTVLQTFSS is encoded by the coding sequence ATGTTAATCAAAGTGATAAACAGTTTCGTAAAACAAGATAAACGCTATGCTTTTTCTTATTCACAAAAACATTGGAGCGCTCTTGCACATATTGAAGGGTTTTCAGGTCAATTTGGTGGGTGGAATATTGTAGAACCAACAGATGCTTGTATTATTGGTATATGGAAGGACACTGATAGCTATCGATCTTTTATGAATGACGTTCACGATAATATTTTTTATAAAAACGGACAAAAAGCTTCATACGACAAATTAGAAACTATTTTGTCTTCAAATGGTCAATTTGTAAAAGGGATCTATCATCACACTCGCTCAAGTATTGTTGGAGCAAACTATATGATGATTACTTCTATTGCTCATAACAATCACGATAAAAGCCTTACTCCTTTCACTCTCATCTCAGAAAGAGACCGCTGTTTAAGTACCTTTGTTTTTGCTGATGAGCATACAAGTACATTCATATCCCTTTTTGGGTACGCGCCACCTGATGCTACAAAGCATATTTTGCAAAAAAATAAAATCCCTGTTCAACAACAAAACATCTATAAATTAGAAAAAGAATGGACAGTGTTACAAACCTTTTCCTCTTAA
- a CDS encoding MHYT domain-containing protein, which produces MNDVGPFHGHYNMWLVFLSFAIAMVSAYVSFSFAIQLRFQSKQGEQIWLLSGSCALGIGIWSMHFVRMLAHSLPINMHYHIGYIIVSILFATGGCYLALTYIHYGKNPLFTLLFATFFMGSGIVLMHYIGMSAMASVIVSYTSAKVLFSICIAFIASFIALRVAFYTNYKLTWKVKLMCAAFMAIAITVMHYMGMNAAHFYPKNWIQR; this is translated from the coding sequence ATGAACGATGTTGGGCCTTTTCACGGTCACTATAATATGTGGCTTGTTTTTCTATCATTTGCTATTGCTATGGTTTCAGCCTACGTGTCCTTTAGTTTTGCAATCCAACTTAGGTTTCAATCGAAGCAAGGAGAGCAAATTTGGCTGTTGAGCGGATCTTGTGCGCTTGGAATAGGGATTTGGTCAATGCATTTTGTGAGAATGCTTGCTCATTCTCTACCTATAAATATGCATTATCATATAGGATATATCATTGTTTCAATTCTCTTTGCAACGGGTGGTTGTTACTTGGCTTTAACATATATTCATTATGGAAAAAACCCTTTATTTACTTTATTATTTGCAACTTTTTTTATGGGTAGTGGCATTGTTCTTATGCATTATATTGGAATGAGTGCGATGGCATCAGTTATAGTGTCATATACTTCCGCAAAAGTTTTATTCTCTATTTGTATTGCTTTCATAGCATCGTTTATTGCATTGAGGGTAGCATTTTATACTAACTATAAACTAACATGGAAAGTGAAACTAATGTGCGCGGCTTTCATGGCAATAGCCATTACAGTAATGCATTATATGGGAATGAACGCGGCTCATTTTTATCCAAAAAATTGGATACAGAGGTAG
- a CDS encoding glycosyltransferase family 2 protein: MDVQPLKKEKMFNSNRDTYAQKTIVVALFIGLVCVLFYVNATIKGGFNIFLGIYGSIMVTYMVGKMALSFWYNPKKEEPIEQKISAIIPCYNESPESVMATVDSLLKQDYPIEEIMIIDDGSKDISAYKAMVNFKKEYEKTAHNTTLIVHRLEKNQGKRHAQIWGFKRAKGNIIATVDSDAYLFPDAIRELIKPFNDEKVMATTGHVGARNREDSLFTRLIDMRYDNAFRVERSAQSVTGNILVCSGCFSAYRTEVILENIEHYENQMFLGEPVQFGDDRCLTNYAILKGKTIYQSTARCITDVPSTLRQFIKQQVRWNKSFFRESLIALKIGFKKPRTLIWVLLELIMWFMFGFVIIGSIIIKSATMGYILLVYYLFYLSLSAYARNVFYVLRYPHIFLLAPIYGLIHICILYPLRLYALATIKSNGWGTR, encoded by the coding sequence GTGGATGTACAACCTTTAAAAAAAGAAAAAATGTTCAATTCTAATCGTGATACATATGCGCAAAAAACGATCGTAGTGGCGTTATTTATTGGACTTGTATGTGTATTGTTCTATGTAAATGCCACAATCAAAGGAGGATTCAACATTTTCCTTGGCATATATGGGAGCATTATGGTCACATATATGGTTGGAAAAATGGCTCTGTCTTTTTGGTACAATCCTAAAAAAGAAGAACCAATTGAGCAAAAAATCTCGGCAATTATTCCCTGCTACAATGAGAGTCCAGAGTCAGTTATGGCTACTGTAGATAGTCTTCTTAAACAGGATTATCCAATTGAAGAAATTATGATTATTGACGATGGAAGTAAAGATATATCTGCTTATAAAGCGATGGTGAATTTCAAGAAAGAATATGAGAAAACAGCTCACAATACAACTCTTATTGTCCATCGTCTAGAGAAAAATCAAGGGAAGCGTCATGCCCAAATTTGGGGATTCAAAAGGGCTAAAGGAAATATTATTGCAACAGTAGATTCTGATGCATATCTTTTTCCTGATGCTATTCGTGAACTTATTAAACCTTTCAATGACGAAAAAGTAATGGCCACAACAGGTCACGTAGGAGCCCGAAACCGAGAAGATAGTTTGTTTACAAGGCTAATAGATATGCGTTATGACAATGCTTTTCGTGTTGAGCGATCAGCGCAGTCTGTTACAGGAAATATTTTAGTATGTAGCGGGTGTTTTAGTGCTTACCGCACAGAAGTGATTTTAGAAAACATTGAACATTATGAAAATCAAATGTTTTTAGGGGAACCTGTTCAGTTTGGAGATGATCGCTGTCTTACAAACTATGCCATCTTAAAAGGAAAGACTATCTATCAATCAACAGCACGCTGTATTACAGATGTTCCATCAACGCTTAGACAATTTATTAAGCAACAAGTAAGGTGGAACAAGTCCTTTTTTAGAGAAAGTCTTATTGCATTAAAGATAGGGTTTAAAAAACCACGAACATTAATTTGGGTTCTTCTTGAACTTATTATGTGGTTTATGTTTGGTTTTGTCATTATCGGAAGTATTATCATTAAATCCGCTACAATGGGCTATATTTTGCTAGTTTATTATCTTTTCTATCTAAGCTTGTCAGCTTATGCAAGAAACGTTTTCTATGTTTTGCGCTATCCACATATCTTTTTGTTAGCACCAATATATGGGTTAATTCATATTTGCATTTTATATCCACTTCGACTTTATGCTTTAGCAACAATTAAGTCAAATGGTTGGGGAACAAGATGA
- a CDS encoding nucleotide sugar dehydrogenase, which yields MATTEKMLSTLNEKAQNHHYKQLWQKIQSKEAKIGILGLGYVGLPNAVAKAENGYSVIGFDLDEIKVEKVNRGISYINDVTQEELQKVVQHRYLQATDDFSQLKEVDVVHICVPTPIDKYKQPDLTYVENSSLSIASHVSKGTLVILESTTYPATTREYVVKALEEKGFLVGEDIFVAYSPERIDPANTSFNVKNTPRIVGGVTEKCTQLALEVLGGEVRAVSSPEVAEMSKVFENTFRYVNIALANELALVCERMGIDVWEVINAAATKPYGFMPFYPTAGVGGHCIPVDPHYLSFKSKEYGFNTRMIDLANEVNGSMIHYTVRRILEILNNENKFLKDSNIVILGASYKKNIGDARESAVYMLYEELSTLAANVSIQDNHVELIKINDRVVEVENVNYEKIKQGDLVIILTDHDDVDYERVEKNAQIIFDTKNVYQSKKNSPTYYKL from the coding sequence ATGGCTACAACTGAAAAGATGCTTTCTACACTAAATGAGAAAGCTCAAAATCATCATTACAAGCAATTATGGCAGAAAATTCAGTCTAAGGAAGCGAAGATTGGTATATTAGGACTTGGCTATGTTGGTTTACCAAATGCTGTAGCGAAAGCTGAGAACGGTTATTCTGTTATCGGGTTTGATTTAGATGAAATCAAAGTAGAGAAAGTAAACAGAGGGATAAGTTATATTAACGATGTAACTCAGGAGGAACTTCAAAAAGTTGTGCAGCACCGGTATTTGCAAGCTACTGATGATTTTTCTCAATTAAAAGAAGTGGACGTTGTTCATATTTGTGTTCCAACTCCTATTGATAAATATAAGCAGCCTGATTTAACATATGTAGAAAATTCATCACTTTCTATTGCTTCGCATGTTTCAAAAGGTACGCTTGTTATTTTAGAAAGTACAACGTATCCAGCAACAACGAGAGAATATGTTGTAAAAGCTCTTGAGGAAAAAGGCTTCCTCGTTGGAGAAGATATATTTGTAGCATATTCTCCAGAACGTATTGATCCAGCAAATACATCATTCAATGTTAAAAATACACCTCGTATTGTAGGGGGAGTAACAGAGAAATGTACACAACTCGCTTTAGAAGTACTTGGAGGAGAAGTGAGAGCTGTATCATCTCCCGAAGTTGCGGAAATGTCGAAGGTATTTGAAAACACATTCAGATACGTAAATATTGCACTTGCTAACGAGTTAGCTCTTGTATGTGAGCGAATGGGAATTGATGTATGGGAAGTAATTAATGCAGCAGCTACAAAACCGTATGGGTTTATGCCTTTTTATCCAACAGCAGGCGTTGGAGGTCATTGTATACCTGTTGATCCGCATTACTTGTCTTTTAAATCAAAGGAATATGGTTTTAATACAAGGATGATTGATTTAGCAAACGAAGTGAATGGCAGCATGATTCATTATACTGTACGACGCATTCTTGAAATCTTAAACAATGAAAATAAATTTCTAAAAGACAGCAATATTGTTATACTAGGTGCTTCTTATAAGAAGAATATAGGAGATGCACGAGAATCAGCTGTTTATATGTTATACGAAGAATTAAGTACATTAGCAGCAAATGTAAGCATTCAAGATAATCATGTTGAACTTATAAAGATAAATGATAGAGTAGTTGAAGTAGAAAATGTTAATTATGAAAAGATTAAACAAGGAGATCTTGTCATTATTTTAACGGATCATGATGATGTTGATTATGAACGAGTTGAGAAGAATGCTCAGATTATTTTTGATACGAAAAATGTGTATCAATCTAAAAAGAACAGTCCAACTTATTATAAATTGTAA
- a CDS encoding VanZ family protein, which yields MRKLLLFLVLVSIFYASNTPGIKATDPTTWVHTPALKPNATLGTILVPPSDFYDPWEIDSSAEFIARKLAHFLFFGSVGLLFLLNLKPNKKAPWLASVFAALFAFTDEIHQAFIINRDGRIMDVVFDSLAAFLFIFIAVKIRKKRSSAIHKAKDC from the coding sequence GTGCGTAAATTGCTTTTATTTCTCGTATTAGTTAGCATCTTTTATGCTTCAAACACACCAGGGATTAAAGCCACAGATCCAACAACTTGGGTCCACACTCCGGCGCTCAAACCCAATGCAACGCTAGGAACTATTCTCGTTCCTCCAAGTGATTTTTATGATCCTTGGGAAATAGATAGTAGTGCCGAATTTATTGCACGTAAGCTTGCTCATTTCCTCTTTTTTGGATCAGTTGGTTTGCTTTTTCTTTTGAATTTAAAACCGAATAAGAAAGCACCTTGGCTTGCCTCAGTTTTTGCTGCTCTTTTTGCTTTCACTGATGAGATCCATCAAGCCTTTATTATTAATAGAGATGGAAGAATAATGGACGTAGTTTTTGACTCTCTTGCGGCATTTTTGTTTATCTTTATTGCCGTAAAAATAAGAAAAAAACGCAGTTCAGCTATACATAAAGCAAAAGACTGCTAG